In the genome of Nitrospira japonica, one region contains:
- a CDS encoding sialidase family protein: protein MPESEMASGAKRTLVEGTYQLSPPAIQFDKDGTLHAAWLEQRGDARSVKTMRVSQDLHQEAVQVNPKEAEPNALHQAPGLAVGQDGRIFVSWSTAKASDAPFASDLRLARSVDGGRTFEPPILVNDDKQPIGHGFESVLVDRQGGVNIAWLDNRHKSKSGAGAVFGGSHDGGKGVETNVAIDDMACPCCRPMLTQAPDGSIWVAWRKTFEGNVRDIVVARSIDQGRSFSAPIRVHEDKWVFPACPHRGPSIGFDGAGRLYVAWYTEGTDEHPQVFLSVSDDQGQTFATPVSLHASTTSLPDQLRMAVAPTGAVVAVWEELTGVRKRIVMRVSLDRGRTFGSLQTLSTGANAEFPTVAIHESGQVALSWNEHVWPNNRIVVLLERLSDHK, encoded by the coding sequence ATGCCTGAGTCGGAAATGGCAAGCGGAGCGAAACGTACACTTGTCGAGGGGACGTATCAATTGTCGCCTCCTGCCATTCAGTTCGACAAGGACGGCACGCTCCATGCCGCATGGCTCGAACAACGCGGTGACGCACGATCCGTCAAAACGATGCGAGTCTCTCAAGATCTCCATCAAGAGGCGGTACAGGTGAATCCCAAGGAGGCCGAGCCAAATGCGCTACATCAAGCTCCCGGCCTGGCCGTCGGGCAGGACGGCCGAATCTTTGTGAGTTGGTCGACGGCCAAAGCGTCTGACGCGCCATTTGCTTCTGATCTGCGATTGGCACGATCGGTGGATGGAGGCCGGACCTTCGAACCGCCGATTCTTGTGAATGACGATAAGCAACCCATTGGCCACGGATTCGAGTCTGTGCTGGTGGATCGGCAAGGCGGGGTGAACATCGCGTGGCTGGATAATCGTCACAAAAGTAAGAGCGGGGCCGGAGCGGTCTTTGGCGGCTCTCATGATGGCGGGAAGGGTGTGGAGACGAACGTCGCTATCGATGATATGGCGTGTCCCTGCTGCCGTCCCATGCTCACGCAAGCGCCCGATGGAAGTATCTGGGTCGCCTGGCGGAAGACATTTGAAGGCAACGTTCGGGATATCGTGGTTGCCAGATCGATTGATCAGGGGCGATCGTTTTCGGCTCCCATCCGAGTACACGAGGATAAATGGGTGTTCCCGGCGTGCCCTCACCGAGGTCCTTCCATTGGTTTCGATGGGGCCGGCCGATTATATGTAGCCTGGTACACAGAAGGCACCGACGAGCACCCCCAGGTGTTCCTCTCCGTGTCTGATGACCAGGGACAAACCTTCGCGACGCCCGTGTCACTCCATGCCTCGACCACGTCGCTTCCGGATCAATTACGGATGGCCGTGGCCCCTACTGGAGCCGTTGTGGCGGTGTGGGAAGAACTCACCGGCGTTCGCAAGCGGATCGTGATGCGCGTCTCGCTTGATCGTGGCCGTACATTCGGCTCTCTTCAAACGCTCAGCACGGGCGCCAATGCCGAATTCCCTACCGTGGCGATTCATGAGTCCGGTCAGGTGGCCCTCAGTTGGAACGAACACGTCTGGCCGAATAATCGAATTGTGGTGTTGCTCGAGCGTCTGAGCGATCACAAATAG
- a CDS encoding Kelch repeat-containing protein, translating to MQSDIERNSDMQALLLMFLMSFLSILSPAQAQTTGKWVKGAPFPQPSEELVGVSSGGKFYVLGGLGPGWIPQGLVYEYEPTIDKWTKRKAMALPSHHIAITELDGKLYVFGGFVPPHSGPPAWVPINNAWEYDPTTDRWKALAPMPSKRGSAVAASVNGKIYVIGGAAPHPGSQETSLQPGRPHRSVSTVEEYDPKNDSWSVRSSMPTARNHAAVGAVNSKIYVIGGRLGSAFIFTASNTNVVEEYDPATDQWGLVKARMPTARSGGAWMVYRDRIYVAGGEHQDEHLMAAFRALEAYDPATNSWEDLPKMPMPRHGLAGAVVGDRLYLASGDIQSAGITGMHVVTDAHDIFEFSNRER from the coding sequence ATGCAATCAGACATTGAAAGGAATAGTGATATGCAAGCTCTCCTATTAATGTTTCTCATGAGCTTCCTATCTATCCTTAGCCCGGCCCAAGCACAGACAACAGGCAAATGGGTTAAGGGCGCCCCATTTCCCCAGCCGTCCGAAGAGTTAGTTGGCGTCTCGTCCGGGGGCAAGTTTTACGTGCTCGGCGGACTTGGGCCAGGCTGGATCCCTCAAGGCCTCGTGTATGAGTATGAGCCGACCATCGATAAGTGGACCAAGAGAAAGGCAATGGCCCTACCGTCGCATCACATAGCTATTACTGAGCTAGACGGCAAGCTCTATGTCTTCGGCGGCTTTGTGCCGCCCCACTCCGGACCGCCCGCGTGGGTGCCGATCAACAATGCCTGGGAATATGACCCGACGACGGACCGCTGGAAGGCGCTGGCGCCTATGCCATCAAAACGAGGATCCGCGGTTGCGGCAAGTGTGAATGGCAAGATTTATGTGATTGGGGGTGCAGCACCTCATCCGGGTTCCCAGGAAACCTCGCTCCAGCCAGGACGGCCTCATCGCTCGGTATCCACCGTCGAAGAATATGATCCCAAGAACGATTCCTGGTCAGTGCGCTCGTCCATGCCCACGGCTCGCAATCATGCGGCGGTCGGAGCAGTAAATAGCAAGATCTACGTGATCGGTGGTCGACTCGGCAGCGCCTTCATTTTCACCGCCAGCAATACGAACGTTGTCGAGGAATATGATCCCGCGACTGATCAATGGGGCTTGGTGAAAGCACGGATGCCGACCGCACGGAGCGGTGGAGCTTGGATGGTATATAGGGATCGGATTTATGTTGCCGGCGGAGAGCACCAGGATGAGCATTTGATGGCGGCATTTCGCGCGCTTGAAGCCTACGATCCCGCGACCAATAGTTGGGAAGATCTACCGAAAATGCCAATGCCCCGACACGGCCTGGCCGGTGCCGTAGTCGGTGACCGCCTCTACCTTGCGAGTGGTGACATTCAATCCGCAGGAATTACAGGCATGCACGTGGTCACGGACGCTCACGATATCTTTGAGTTTAGTAATCGTGAGAGGTGA
- a CDS encoding HD domain-containing phosphohydrolase, translating to MTLLLDPANRQTTLDLKRLLIVDDEEPIRRLLGYMLQSHGYETILAADAKEARQRLEEQPFALVLCDVNMPGESGMDLVRSILADYPYTAAIMVTGLDSAVLANAALDMGAFGYVVKPFESNEVLINVTNALRRRRLEIENKLHRDNLEDIVRTRTMALQQALEWLERSEKELRLSREETIQRLAIAAEYRDGATAQHIQRMSRYSELLARRYGLPNERCELIRTASPMHDIGKIGTPDHVLLKPGKFTQDELYVMAQHAEIGYRILAGSEAEILNVAATIALTHHERWDGTGYPRGLKGEEIPIEGRIVAIADAFDALTTARVYKPAFEFDHAVELMVKKRGLHFDPELLDVFLASLGDIRRIYEQYADKATLGSIRES from the coding sequence ATGACGTTACTTTTGGACCCCGCCAACCGACAGACCACACTCGACCTCAAGCGCTTATTGATCGTCGATGATGAGGAACCGATCAGGCGCTTGTTGGGTTACATGCTGCAGTCGCACGGATACGAAACGATTCTTGCCGCCGATGCGAAAGAAGCGCGCCAGCGTTTGGAGGAACAACCGTTTGCGCTCGTACTCTGCGATGTCAACATGCCGGGCGAGTCCGGCATGGATCTCGTGAGGAGCATTCTGGCCGACTACCCGTATACCGCCGCGATCATGGTCACCGGTCTCGACAGCGCCGTCCTTGCCAATGCCGCGCTCGACATGGGTGCGTTCGGCTACGTCGTCAAACCGTTCGAATCCAACGAAGTGCTCATCAACGTGACGAACGCGCTTCGCCGTCGTCGGCTGGAAATCGAGAACAAGCTTCATCGGGACAATTTGGAAGACATCGTCAGAACGAGGACGATGGCGCTTCAACAGGCCCTCGAATGGCTGGAGCGGAGTGAAAAGGAACTGCGACTGTCGCGGGAAGAGACGATTCAGCGGCTGGCCATCGCCGCGGAGTATCGGGACGGGGCCACGGCGCAACACATTCAGAGAATGAGCCGGTATTCGGAATTGCTGGCCCGACGTTACGGCCTCCCCAATGAACGGTGCGAACTCATCCGGACGGCCAGTCCCATGCATGATATCGGGAAGATCGGCACGCCGGACCATGTGCTTTTGAAGCCCGGAAAATTCACGCAGGATGAGTTGTACGTCATGGCCCAGCATGCCGAAATCGGATATCGGATTCTCGCCGGCTCGGAGGCCGAGATCCTCAACGTGGCCGCGACCATCGCGCTGACTCACCACGAGCGATGGGACGGCACCGGCTATCCGCGGGGATTGAAAGGCGAAGAGATTCCCATCGAGGGCCGCATCGTCGCCATTGCGGACGCGTTTGATGCTCTCACCACCGCCCGCGTCTATAAGCCGGCGTTCGAGTTCGACCATGCGGTCGAGCTCATGGTCAAAAAGCGTGGACTGCATTTTGATCCGGAACTCCTCGACGTGTTTCTGGCCTCTCTCGGCGACATCCGGCGCATCTACGAGCAATATGCCGACAAGGCCACGCTCGGCTCCATCCGTGAATCCTGA
- the rph gene encoding ribonuclease PH, whose amino-acid sequence MRADGRRKDQLRPIKITRNFIKHAEGSVLIEMGDTKVICTASVEEKVPPFLKGKGTGWVTAEYSMLPRSTHDRSPREAVKGKQGGRTLEIQRLVGRALRAVTGMDQMGERSIWIDCDVIQADGGTRTASITGAFIALADAFTTLKTRGLIKKRPLTDYLAAVSVGKVGGEILVDLAYVEDSAAEVDMNLVMTSKGQFVEIQGTAERTPFAKQDMDGFLAQGWSAIQTLTNLQRDLVGALD is encoded by the coding sequence TTGCGCGCCGATGGACGCAGAAAAGATCAGCTTCGTCCGATCAAAATCACCAGGAATTTCATCAAACATGCCGAAGGCTCCGTCTTGATCGAAATGGGCGACACGAAAGTGATCTGCACCGCGTCGGTCGAAGAGAAGGTCCCTCCGTTTCTCAAGGGAAAAGGTACGGGATGGGTGACCGCGGAATATAGTATGCTTCCTCGCTCCACGCACGATCGATCGCCTCGTGAGGCCGTCAAAGGCAAGCAGGGTGGCCGCACGCTGGAGATCCAGCGCCTGGTGGGACGGGCCTTGCGCGCCGTCACCGGCATGGACCAGATGGGCGAACGATCGATCTGGATCGACTGCGACGTCATCCAAGCTGACGGGGGCACAAGAACCGCCTCCATTACCGGAGCGTTCATCGCATTGGCCGATGCATTCACCACGCTCAAGACGCGGGGCTTGATCAAGAAGCGCCCGTTGACCGATTACCTGGCCGCGGTCAGCGTGGGAAAAGTCGGAGGGGAGATTCTCGTCGATCTCGCATATGTGGAAGATTCGGCCGCTGAAGTCGATATGAATCTTGTGATGACCTCGAAAGGCCAGTTCGTTGAAATTCAAGGAACGGCTGAGCGGACTCCCTTCGCCAAGCAAGATATGGACGGCTTTCTGGCTCAGGGATGGTCGGCAATTCAGACACTCACGAATCTGCAGCGGGATCTCGTCGGAGCGCTGGATTGA
- the metH gene encoding methionine synthase, whose amino-acid sequence MSQIELLLRERILILDGAMGTMIQQHKLDEAAFRGDRFKDWEKDLKGHNDLLNLTQPALVEDIHRQYLEAGADIIETNTFNSQAISLSDYRMDTLGYELSHAGAVCAKRAVETVQKGNPSRHCFVAGAIGPTTKTSSISTDVNNPAARGTTYEELVRAYSEQVRGLLDGGADLLLVETIFDTLNAKAAFFAIQEVFASGGRRVPIMASVTFIQAGSNRGVTGQTVEAFWNSISHVPLLSIGINCALGPKEMRPLIEELSRIAPVYMSAHPNAGLPNPLLPTGFPETPDTLAPQLRDWAKNGWLNIVGGCCGTTPAHIKLIAEAVRGIPSRTIPEVPPYTRLSGLEALTLRPDSNFTNIGERTNVTGSPAFAKLILSDDYETALSVARQQVEGGAQIIDINMDEGMLDSVAAMEKFLRLIASEPDISRVPIMVDSSKWEVLETGLRNIQGKAVVNSISLKEGEQKFVDQATLVHRYGAAVVVMAFDERGQADTLERKQEICARSYKILTERVGLPPQDIIFDPNILTVATGIDEHNNYAVNFIEATRWIKQHLPEAKVSGGISNISFSFRGNNVVREAMHAAFLYHAVKAGLDMGIVNAGQLAVYEEVPKDLLELVEDVLLNRRPDATERLVSFADTVKQKGKVVVQDDAWRNGTVEERLSHALVKGITDYIEQDTEEARQKFPKPLSVIEGPLMDGMNVVGDLFGAGKMFLPQVVKSARVMKKAVAYLMPFMEEEKKRLGDYQSQGKVLLATVKGDVHDIGKNIVGVVLGCNNYEVIDLGVMVPCEKILATAKERKVDVIGLSGLITPSLDEMVHVAKEMTREGFDLPLLIGGATTSKAHTAVKIAPSYAPSVVHVLDASRAVGVMGNLMGNQRPTFVRQVRDDYERVRQAHQERGTKPLVALDAARKNQLSTDWSSLDVPEPSFLGPREIRELNLGELVPYIDWTPFFHTWELRGRYPAIFDDSTVGGKAKELYDDARRLLDEIVRRRLLTANAVYGFFAAASIGDDIRLFTDRSRSQTLTTFHTLRQQSEKPAGQPNLALADFVAPHNSGKGDFIGAFAVTAGIGTDELCRGYESDHDDYNSIMAKALADRLAEAFAEYLHQRARREWGYGAGEQLTNEQLIKEQYRGIRPAPGYPACPDHTEKESLFTLLDVERRTSIRLTESFAMLPAASVSGLYFAHPQAKYFAVGKLGKDQVEDYASRKGMPLAAVERWLAPNLNYEPT is encoded by the coding sequence ATGAGCCAAATCGAATTGCTTCTTCGCGAGCGCATCCTCATTCTCGACGGCGCCATGGGTACCATGATCCAACAGCACAAGCTGGATGAGGCTGCATTTCGCGGCGACCGCTTTAAAGACTGGGAAAAAGATCTGAAAGGCCACAATGACCTGCTGAATCTCACGCAGCCGGCTCTGGTCGAAGACATTCATCGGCAATATTTAGAGGCCGGCGCGGACATCATCGAAACCAACACCTTCAATTCTCAAGCCATCTCCCTGTCCGATTACCGTATGGACACCTTGGGGTATGAGCTGTCCCATGCCGGGGCAGTCTGTGCCAAGCGTGCCGTCGAAACGGTCCAAAAAGGGAATCCGAGCCGGCACTGTTTCGTCGCCGGCGCGATCGGGCCGACCACCAAAACGTCGTCCATCTCCACGGATGTCAACAATCCCGCAGCTCGCGGCACGACCTATGAGGAGCTCGTCCGTGCCTATAGCGAACAGGTTCGCGGCCTCCTGGACGGAGGGGCGGATCTCCTGCTCGTCGAAACCATCTTCGACACGCTCAATGCGAAGGCGGCCTTCTTCGCCATTCAGGAGGTCTTCGCTTCGGGAGGCCGGAGGGTGCCGATCATGGCCTCCGTCACCTTCATCCAGGCGGGCAGCAACCGCGGCGTGACCGGTCAAACGGTAGAGGCCTTTTGGAACTCCATTTCCCATGTGCCCTTGCTGAGCATCGGCATCAATTGCGCCCTCGGACCCAAGGAAATGCGGCCGCTGATCGAGGAATTGTCTCGGATCGCACCGGTCTATATGAGCGCGCATCCGAATGCAGGGCTGCCGAATCCATTGCTGCCGACCGGCTTTCCGGAAACGCCCGATACCCTGGCGCCGCAATTGCGGGATTGGGCCAAGAACGGCTGGCTGAACATCGTCGGCGGCTGCTGCGGAACGACCCCGGCGCACATCAAACTCATTGCGGAGGCCGTTCGCGGAATTCCTTCGAGAACCATTCCGGAAGTACCGCCCTATACGAGACTCAGCGGGCTCGAAGCGCTCACGCTGCGTCCAGACTCCAATTTCACGAATATCGGCGAGCGGACAAACGTGACGGGCTCGCCGGCATTCGCCAAACTGATTCTCTCGGACGACTATGAAACCGCCCTGTCCGTGGCGCGGCAGCAGGTGGAAGGCGGCGCCCAGATCATCGACATCAACATGGACGAGGGCATGCTCGATTCCGTCGCCGCCATGGAGAAATTTCTTCGCTTGATCGCTTCGGAACCGGACATCTCGCGCGTCCCGATCATGGTCGACAGCTCCAAGTGGGAGGTGCTGGAGACCGGCCTGCGGAATATCCAGGGTAAAGCGGTGGTCAACAGCATCAGCCTGAAGGAAGGCGAGCAGAAGTTCGTCGATCAGGCGACCCTGGTGCATCGGTACGGGGCCGCCGTCGTCGTCATGGCGTTCGATGAGCGGGGACAGGCCGATACGCTCGAGCGTAAACAGGAAATCTGCGCGCGCTCCTATAAGATTCTCACCGAGCGGGTCGGGTTACCGCCCCAGGACATCATCTTCGATCCCAACATCCTGACCGTCGCGACCGGCATCGACGAGCACAACAACTATGCCGTGAACTTCATCGAGGCCACGCGCTGGATCAAGCAGCACCTTCCTGAGGCGAAAGTCAGCGGCGGCATCAGCAACATCTCGTTTTCGTTTCGCGGCAACAACGTCGTCCGTGAAGCCATGCACGCAGCCTTTCTCTATCACGCCGTCAAAGCCGGACTCGACATGGGCATCGTCAATGCCGGCCAGTTGGCCGTGTACGAAGAAGTTCCCAAGGACCTGCTCGAATTGGTGGAAGACGTCCTGCTCAACCGGCGGCCGGACGCCACCGAACGGCTGGTGAGCTTCGCCGATACGGTCAAACAGAAGGGCAAGGTCGTCGTGCAGGACGACGCGTGGCGCAATGGCACCGTGGAGGAACGGCTGTCCCACGCGCTCGTGAAGGGCATTACGGACTATATTGAGCAGGATACAGAGGAAGCCAGGCAGAAATTTCCCAAGCCGTTGAGCGTGATCGAGGGACCGCTCATGGACGGGATGAACGTGGTCGGGGATCTGTTCGGTGCCGGCAAGATGTTTCTTCCCCAGGTGGTGAAAAGCGCCCGCGTGATGAAAAAGGCGGTCGCCTATCTGATGCCCTTCATGGAAGAGGAAAAGAAGCGGTTGGGCGACTATCAGTCCCAAGGGAAAGTGCTGCTCGCCACCGTCAAGGGAGACGTACACGACATCGGCAAGAATATCGTGGGAGTCGTCCTCGGCTGCAACAACTATGAGGTGATCGACCTCGGGGTCATGGTGCCCTGCGAAAAGATCTTGGCCACGGCCAAGGAACGCAAGGTCGATGTCATCGGATTGAGCGGGTTGATCACGCCTTCACTCGACGAGATGGTTCACGTCGCCAAGGAAATGACCCGAGAGGGTTTCGATCTACCGCTGTTGATCGGAGGAGCCACGACCAGCAAGGCCCACACGGCGGTCAAGATCGCTCCTTCGTACGCTCCGTCGGTCGTGCACGTGCTGGACGCGTCCAGAGCCGTGGGGGTGATGGGTAATCTCATGGGAAACCAGCGTCCCACGTTCGTCCGGCAGGTCCGGGACGACTACGAGCGGGTCCGTCAAGCTCATCAGGAACGCGGGACAAAGCCGCTGGTTGCCCTGGATGCGGCGCGGAAAAATCAGTTGAGCACGGACTGGTCGTCCCTCGACGTCCCGGAACCCTCATTCCTGGGACCCAGGGAGATCCGGGAACTGAACCTCGGGGAGCTGGTCCCGTACATCGACTGGACGCCGTTTTTCCATACGTGGGAGCTCAGAGGCCGCTATCCAGCGATCTTCGACGATTCCACCGTGGGCGGCAAAGCCAAGGAACTCTATGACGATGCGCGCAGGCTGCTGGATGAAATCGTTCGGCGCCGCTTGTTGACCGCCAACGCCGTCTATGGGTTCTTCGCCGCTGCGTCGATCGGGGATGACATTCGACTCTTCACCGATCGGTCACGCTCCCAGACGTTGACGACGTTTCACACGCTGCGCCAGCAATCCGAAAAGCCGGCGGGGCAGCCCAACCTGGCTCTGGCCGATTTCGTCGCGCCTCACAACTCGGGCAAGGGGGATTTTATCGGCGCCTTTGCCGTCACCGCCGGAATCGGCACCGACGAACTCTGCCGCGGGTACGAAAGCGATCACGACGACTATAATTCCATCATGGCCAAAGCGTTGGCGGACCGGCTGGCCGAAGCCTTTGCTGAATATCTTCATCAACGCGCGCGGCGTGAGTGGGGATATGGCGCGGGAGAGCAGCTGACGAACGAGCAGCTCATCAAAGAGCAGTATCGGGGAATCCGCCCGGCGCCGGGGTATCCCGCTTGTCCGGACCATACGGAAAAGGAATCGCTGTTCACCCTTCTTGACGTCGAGCGCCGTACGAGCATCCGCCTGACGGAGAGTTTTGCGATGCTGCCCGCTGCATCGGTCAGCGGCTTGTACTTTGCCCACCCGCAGGCGAAATATTTCGCGGTTGGAAAGCTGGGCAAGGATCAGGTCGAGGATTATGCCAGCCGGAAGGGCATGCCGCTGGCCGCGGTCGAGCGCTGGCTGGCGCCGAACTTGAACTACGAACCAACCTAG
- a CDS encoding XTP/dITP diphosphatase — protein MAGVITELVLATRNLHKGEELTALLSSLGIRVRTLAEFPDAPEVIEDGDTCEANAVKKARTIADVTGLPAVADDTGLEVDALDGRPGVFAARYAGEHVTYEDNWRKLLKELAGVSREGRQARFLTVAALALPGGVVEVAQGTLEGIIAEEPAGTGGFGYDPVFHVPELGKTLAELSAEQKNCISHRAKAFAEIREILLSKSESSGTVRSA, from the coding sequence ATGGCCGGAGTGATCACCGAACTTGTCCTTGCCACGCGGAACCTTCACAAAGGAGAGGAGCTTACCGCCCTCCTGAGCAGCCTCGGGATCCGCGTGCGTACCTTGGCGGAATTTCCGGACGCACCGGAGGTCATCGAAGACGGCGATACCTGTGAGGCGAACGCGGTAAAAAAGGCCAGAACCATCGCCGACGTCACAGGACTTCCCGCCGTGGCCGACGATACCGGTTTGGAAGTCGATGCGTTGGACGGCCGGCCCGGAGTTTTTGCGGCTCGCTATGCCGGTGAGCACGTGACCTATGAGGACAATTGGCGCAAGCTATTGAAAGAGCTTGCCGGGGTTTCGAGAGAAGGGCGGCAAGCGCGTTTTCTCACCGTGGCAGCCTTGGCTCTGCCGGGCGGCGTTGTCGAGGTGGCGCAAGGAACCTTGGAGGGAATCATCGCGGAGGAGCCGGCCGGGACCGGCGGGTTCGGCTATGATCCGGTATTTCACGTCCCGGAACTCGGCAAGACCTTAGCCGAGCTTTCGGCGGAGCAGAAGAATTGTATCAGTCATCGCGCGAAGGCCTTTGCCGAGATACGCGAGATATTGCTGAGCAAGTCTGAATCGTCGGGAACCGTCCGATCCGCGTAG
- a CDS encoding TonB-dependent receptor: protein MKSHVYFVSLALLTSVIFLSASIVRVQAQEESGSVPAQESDVMNIDPVVVTATRTQRSLSDIPVSVSVVTQQDIKDAPALGTDDILRTVPGINMPFLNSFTQHPTGNLPGMRGLGELRALVLVDGIPLNDPFFGYTQWNMVPKETIEQVEVVRGGASSLWGNFAMGGVINIITRNAQPRTVSQSLLGGSNASIRSNTYVSDRINDRFGISANVNYNQTAGYTPQQADMRGAIDQNASSANANVQFKADYQSPDFKWYGRANYYNSSQNVGRALADNQQNTVNFQTGGTWKLSEPETFEANVFYLQQQFTTNNPSLVTPGDRNSDFLSNLHQIPVTSIGGYTQYSRELNETFRSFQLGLDFRQIQSVDRAQLYSAPGASPTTLNGYGNQMFVGAFGQASVFPIPKLELLGSLRMDFYSNYASKQEASPGGTTNFPNESKVQLNPKLAARYEINEPLAIRAAVYRAFRAPTLDALHYNFIATGFSLLSNPQLGPETMWGGDTGLDVHVGRFKGQVNVFWNEVSNAITPITISFFPVFTQQWFNVGALRSRGLELMGEVDLAQYWSVIFGYTYTDSTITSNPLDPSVVGNRNPNIPLNFETATLRYRKPQGLDFAFRMRALQDIYATTDNTVKLSNQFILDVSGSYPIYKNISAFVIGENILNDQYLVSIVGANWMGAPRQFFGGINFTL from the coding sequence ATGAAAAGCCATGTGTACTTCGTATCGCTCGCATTGTTAACCAGTGTGATTTTCCTATCGGCCTCTATTGTAAGGGTACAGGCCCAGGAGGAGTCCGGTTCCGTTCCCGCGCAGGAATCGGACGTCATGAACATCGATCCCGTCGTCGTCACGGCGACGCGAACACAACGGTCGCTGTCCGATATTCCCGTGAGTGTCTCGGTAGTGACTCAACAGGACATCAAGGATGCGCCCGCTCTGGGCACGGACGACATTCTCCGCACCGTTCCGGGTATCAACATGCCGTTTCTGAATAGCTTCACGCAACATCCGACCGGCAACCTACCGGGAATGCGAGGCCTGGGTGAGCTTCGGGCGCTGGTCCTTGTGGATGGCATTCCTCTGAACGATCCCTTTTTCGGATACACCCAATGGAACATGGTGCCGAAAGAGACGATTGAACAAGTGGAGGTCGTCCGTGGAGGCGCGTCAAGCTTGTGGGGCAATTTCGCTATGGGAGGCGTCATCAATATTATCACTCGCAATGCCCAACCGAGAACGGTGAGCCAAAGCTTGCTGGGCGGATCGAATGCGTCGATTCGAAGCAACACCTATGTCAGCGATCGGATCAATGATCGTTTTGGCATCAGCGCGAATGTGAATTACAACCAGACCGCGGGCTATACACCACAACAAGCGGACATGCGTGGGGCCATCGATCAAAATGCGAGCAGTGCGAATGCGAATGTGCAATTCAAAGCGGATTATCAATCGCCAGATTTCAAATGGTATGGCCGAGCCAACTACTATAACAGCAGTCAAAACGTCGGCCGCGCGCTGGCCGATAATCAGCAGAATACGGTGAACTTCCAAACGGGAGGAACGTGGAAATTAAGTGAGCCGGAGACGTTCGAGGCCAATGTGTTCTATTTACAGCAGCAGTTTACGACGAACAATCCTTCCCTGGTGACACCAGGGGACCGGAACTCAGATTTTCTTTCAAATCTGCATCAGATCCCCGTTACCAGCATCGGCGGCTACACACAGTATTCACGGGAGCTGAATGAGACCTTTCGTTCCTTTCAGCTAGGATTGGACTTTCGGCAAATCCAGAGTGTCGACCGCGCGCAACTCTATAGCGCGCCCGGAGCCAGTCCCACCACTCTGAACGGGTATGGCAATCAAATGTTTGTGGGTGCATTCGGCCAAGCCAGCGTCTTTCCTATACCGAAGCTGGAACTCTTGGGCAGTCTGCGGATGGATTTCTACAGCAACTATGCGTCCAAGCAGGAAGCCTCTCCAGGCGGAACCACGAACTTTCCGAACGAGAGCAAGGTACAGCTGAATCCTAAACTCGCGGCACGCTATGAAATAAATGAACCTTTGGCCATCCGGGCCGCTGTGTATCGGGCCTTTCGAGCGCCCACGCTTGATGCGCTCCACTACAATTTTATAGCGACCGGATTTAGCTTGCTGAGCAACCCTCAGTTAGGTCCCGAGACCATGTGGGGTGGCGACACGGGTCTCGATGTCCATGTTGGTCGATTCAAGGGGCAAGTCAATGTCTTTTGGAATGAGGTCAGTAATGCCATTACACCGATCACTATCAGCTTCTTTCCTGTGTTCACTCAACAATGGTTCAATGTGGGCGCGCTTCGGAGTCGTGGGCTCGAACTCATGGGCGAGGTGGACCTGGCACAGTACTGGTCGGTTATTTTTGGGTACACCTATACGGATTCGACCATCACGTCGAATCCGCTCGATCCCAGTGTGGTGGGCAATCGCAATCCGAATATCCCACTTAATTTTGAGACGGCAACGTTGCGGTATCGAAAACCGCAGGGGCTTGATTTCGCCTTTCGCATGCGAGCACTCCAAGACATCTATGCGACAACGGACAATACGGTCAAGCTCAGCAATCAGTTCATTCTGGATGTTAGCGGTTCGTACCCCATATATAAGAACATCAGCGCATTCGTCATCGGAGAAAACATTCTCAACGATCAATATCTGGTCTCGATCGTCGGCGCCAATTGGATGGGGGCACCCCGGCAATTCTTCGGGGGTATAAATTTCACGCTATAG
- a CDS encoding SRPBCC family protein yields the protein MSRIEESIDVNVPVRTAYNQWTQFEEFPRFMEGVRQVSQLDERRLHWKAELGGKEKEWDAEITEQVPDRRIAWTSRNGVGTAGVVTFHRLSDAQSRIMLQMEYDPEGFVEHVGDAVGIVTQRIIGDLQRFKTYIETRGRETGGWRGSIQHS from the coding sequence ATGTCGCGGATTGAAGAGTCGATCGACGTCAACGTACCCGTCCGGACGGCCTATAACCAATGGACTCAGTTTGAAGAATTTCCACGGTTCATGGAGGGTGTACGGCAGGTCTCTCAACTCGACGAGCGACGCCTTCACTGGAAGGCGGAGCTTGGAGGGAAGGAAAAGGAATGGGATGCCGAAATCACGGAACAGGTTCCGGATCGACGTATCGCGTGGACCAGCAGGAATGGAGTCGGTACGGCGGGCGTCGTCACCTTTCACCGTCTCTCCGATGCCCAATCGCGGATCATGTTGCAAATGGAGTACGACCCGGAGGGGTTTGTTGAACATGTAGGCGACGCGGTGGGTATCGTCACCCAGCGGATTATCGGCGATCTCCAACGGTTCAAGACGTATATTGAAACCAGAGGACGGGAAACCGGTGGATGGAGAGGCTCGATCCAGCATTCCTGA